The genomic segment TCAGACCGCACGATCGTGGGGGCCGGCAAGACGTAGCTCGCTCCGGTGCAGGAGGGTACCGGGTTGGGTCCGGTAGCACCTCAGACTCCACCGGACCGACGGTACAGAAGCCGAGGCCGGGAGCAAATGCCGCGGCTGGGGGACCGTGCCGCACCCGCAGGGTTCATTTTCCAACAAGTTTGGTCGGCGCCGCCGGCCCGGCACCAATCGAGGCGCCATAGGATGTCACCCGGGAGTAAATGTTGTCTTATACTCGCTTTTCTCGTGGAATAAATCCAGGGACCCCGGTCTCTACAACGGTATTAAACCGGACCCGCGACTTGATTCCGTCGCTGATCTCGCGGACGGCGTCTTGAGGAAGGGCGGAGACCTCGAAGTTCTCCTTGATCCGGTTGGGGGTTTTCGAAGTGGTCAGGAGGGCCGTACCGCGCTGGATGGCCCAGGCGAGCAGGACTTGCGCGGGGGTCTTGGTGACCCGCTCGGCGATGGCGGCAATGACCGGATCGTCCAGCAGCTTGGGCTCGCTGCTGTGCCCCAGCGCGGCGAACGCTTGCAGCACAATGCCATTTGTTCTGCAATAGTCCAACAGTTCCCATTGCGGGAGGTACGGGTGCGATTCGACGTGAACGACCGCGGGCTTGATCCTCCCCGCTTCGAAGATCGCTTTCGTCTGGTCCAGGCTGACATCGGATAATCCGATGGCCTTGCACCTGCCCTCGTCCACCAGGCGCTCCAACGCCCCCCACGTTTCCAGCAGCGTGACCCCTTTGTCATAAATCACATCGCCGTTCGCGTCTCTCGGGTCTTGCTCGTCGCCGGGCCGGAACGCGAAGGGGGTGTGAATGAGGTAGAGATCGACGTAGTCGAGTTGAAGCTTCTGGAGACTGGCCTCGAAAGCCGGCTTGACGCGTTCCGGACGATGGTTGTTATTCCAGAGTTTCGTGGCGATGAACACGTCCTCCCGCCTGATCGCCCCCGCCTGGAACACCTCCTGGATCGCTTCGCCGACCTCCTTTTCATTTCGGTAGCGTTCCGAAGCATCGAGTTGGCGAAATCCCGCTTCCAGCGCCGCCCTCGTCGCGGTTCTGGTTGCCACGGGGTCGGGAATCAGTGTGCCGAAGCCGAGGGCGGGGATCGCACCGGATCCGTTGTTGAGGGCGATCTTCGTGTAACGCAGGTTGTCGCTCTCGACCATGTTTCACCCCTCCGATCGGAACCATGTGGATTCGACCCGCGACCGCCGCGGACCATTCTCGATAGCGATGCCCCGATCTCCCGGGGGCGCCGCCCGGCTCGCCTGTTCGATCAAACCCTCCGCCCTTCGGCGCCTCGGCCCCGAACCAGCGTTCCGTGATCACTTTCCCTCGCCTGTAGAAAGCAACGGCGTCGGCACCCTGCGCATTACGCTCACCGTACATCGAACCCTTCCGGCCGCGAAACGGGAAGAACGCCATCGGCGCCGGCACGCCGGCATTGATGCCGAGCAACCCGACCTGGATGCGCTCGCGGAAGGTACGAGCCGCTGCGCCGGATTGCGTGAAGCGGGCGACCGTGTTGCCGTATCGGCTGCGGTATGTCAGCGTGATCGCCGCGTCCAGGTCTGGGGCGCGCATCACGCTCACCACCGGGCAAAAAGTTCCTCCCGGCCGACGCACATCTCCGGCGCCACATCGTCAAAGACCGTCGGCCCGAGGAAGCCGCCGGGCGGCCTGTGGGGGGACGGTTTGGGAACGGCCGTCGAGGCGAAGCCGGGCCCCTTCCGTCACCCCGCGCTCGATCGCGGCCCGGATCCGCTCTTCCTCCTTTGGGTTCACCACGGGACCGAGCGTCGCGGCCTCGTCCAGGCCGTCTCCCAGTTTGAGTTTACCTGCCGAGCGGATGACGGCATCTGCGACGGCGGCCTGCCTGACTCGATCGCCGACCGCCACCGGTACGCTGCCGGCAAGACAGCGCTGTCCCGCAGAGCCGAAGCACGATCCGATCCGGGCGGACAGGGCGCGCTCCAGGTCGGCGTCGGGCAGGACGATCAGATGGCTCTTCGCTCCGCCGTGTGCCTGAACGCGCTTGTCATAAGCCACAACTTGACCTATCGGAGTACGCAGGAGAGCGGCTCGCGGGTGTACGCCTTGGCCCGCGCGGGTTTGGACGCGGTGCCCGAGATCGGTCGGGCCTCGGTCTCGCAACTGGGCCTGACCCTCAAGGCGCTGACCCTCATGCAGAAACGGGCCGACCGGGTATAGGGGGGCGGAGGCCGTCACATAACCGGTCCGGCTCGTACCTCCAAGGACGTCACCATGACGACGTTCGCCAAGATCGGTGCCAACAAGTGCAACAGCCAGTTGTCCACCGGCCCGCGCACCATCGCGGGTACAGCCGGCGTTGCCCAGAACGCCATTAAGCACGGCATCTTCGCCGCGGTGCCCGTGCCCCCCGGCGAGTCCGCCGACGACCGGGAGGCGCATCGCGCCGGCGTAGTTGTTGCTCTCACTCCGGTCGGGTTACTGGAAGTGAATCGCGCGGAGCGGGCGGCGCTGGTGCTGTGGCGGCTCCAGCGGATGGCCCGGTACGAGGCCGAGACGGTGGCGGCCGCAATCGAGGACGTGGACGTGCCCCCGCTCCCGCCGCCGAAAGACCTGGACCCGCCCCTCTTTCCCGCACCACGACAGAAGACCCGCGCGGACCAACCCCGGGACACCCGCGAGGAACTGCGGACCGCCGGGCGGGAAATGGCCAAAGTCGGCCCGGCACGGGACGCGTTCCGCACCGTGATGGAAGGCCCCGCGGACACGGTGGTCCCGTTCGCGGTCGCCGAGTCGACCCTGTGGCCGCGTGTTCGCGGGCCGAGACGTCCGCGGACCTGCCCGCCGACCCACCGGCGTTCGATTGCAAGACGTACCTGCGGAAGATCGGCGTGACCGAGACAGGCGCGGCGGGTGTGGGCTGGGCGCCGGAGCGAATCCAGCGCGGACTGGCCGTCTATGCGAAGCATGCGGGCGAACTACCCGAGCGGTTCCGGGAAGCGGTCGGACGGGAGCCGGAGCAGGGGACCGAGGAACTCACCCGGCAGGTCCGGCGCCTCGAACGTGAGGCCGCTGCGGTGGCTCGCCTGCTGGACGGGCGGACGGCGCGAACGCAGGCCGCGAAGTTGCTACCCAACGCCGGACGGGACGAGCGGATCGCCAAGTACGAGCGGCACCTGCACACACTCTTGACCTTAACACTTCACGAACTGGAACGACTTCAGGCCCGGCGCGAGGGCGAAGCGGTTTCGCCGCCGCAAGTGGCCGACGTAAACGTAGCTGTAGAAACCGCGCCGAAATGAATGTCGCGGTGGCTTTGTTTTGGCGAACACGCGTCCCGTTTGCGTTCCGTAATCGGCTCGGGTGCTTCAAAATCCGTTCGTGCCGTCTCCCGATTGCCGTTTAGACTTCAAGGCGTGTGATTCTGTGCAAAATCTCGCGCCGAGGCGCTTCGCTTGCGGTTGTTTGGCATCAGTTACCCTGAGGACCGTCATGGGGGCGGACGAATTGAAGCCGGTTGAGGCATACACAGAGTATTTGCGCCTTCTCGCTCGACTCCATTTGGGTCCGCAACTCCGGGGTAAACTGGGCGCGTCTGACGTGGTGCAGCTGACCGTCCTCCAGGCGCACGCGAACCGCGGCCAGTTTCGCGGGCGGACCGAGGAAGAATGGATGGGGTGGCTCCGCGCCATTCTCAGAAACGTCCTGGTCGGCGCGCTGAGGGCGTACGGTACTGAGGCCCGGGACGTCGGCCGGGAACGGGCGATCGGTGCCGGACTTGAGGCGTCCGCGTCTCGGGCCGAACAATGGCTCGCGGCCGATCAGACGTCCCCCAGCCAGCGGGCGTCCCGCCACGAGCAGTTAATTCGGCTCGCGGCCGCGCTGGCGCTGCTGCCCGATGACCAGCGCGAGGCGGTCGAGTTGCACCATTTGAAGGGGCACACCGTTGCCGAGGTCGGAGAACGGATGGGGCGGACGCGGGCCGCTGCGATGGGACTGATTTTCCGCGGGCTGGAGCGACTGCGCGAGCACCTCGACGAGGGGAACGGCGATGGCGGAGGAGCGACCGGAGGCTGACCGCGACGACCGGTTGAACGAGATCCTTCTCGCGTACGTTGAGGCCGTCGAACGGGGTGAGGCCCCGGACCTCAAGCCGGTGCTCGACGCGCACCCGGAGCACGCCGCACGACTGACCGCGTTCTTCGCCACACGAGATCGCCTCGACCGCGTTGCGGCCCCGCTCCGCGCCATCGCCGGAGCGGACTCGCGGCGGGCCCGGGATCCGGACCTTGGTGCGACGGGGTTCGCGCCCCCACCCGCTCCGGGCCGACCGGCCCCCGGTGCCGAGATCGGCCGCGTCGGTGATTTCCGCCTGATCCGCGAGGTCGGGCGCGGCGGGATGGGAGTGGTGTACGAGGCCGAACAGGTGTCGCTGCGCCGTCGGGTGGCGCTGAAGGTGCTGCCGTTTGCCGCCGCCATCGATCCGCGCCACCTCCAGCGGTTCCGGAACGAGGCACAAGCCGCCGCTCAACTCCATCACACACACATTGTCCCGGTGTTCGCGGTCGGGGCCGAGGGCGGGGTTCACTTCTACGCCATGCAGTTCATCGACGGACAGAGCCTCGCCCAGTTGCTGGCCGACCTACGCCGGGCCGGAGGGCGCTCCCGATCAGCGCACTCACCCGGCGGGCCGCCGGGCTCGTCAGAGGTTCACCTGGAACCGACCGGGGCCGCCGACCGGACGGCACGAGGGCCGCAGCCCACGGGGGCGATCCCATCTGCCGCGATCTCGGCGGAGCGCGCCGCGCGGAGGCGCGACTACTTCCGCCGGGTCGCCGATCTCATTCGGCAGGCGGCAGACGCCCTGGAGTACGCCCATCAGGTCGGGGTCGTGCACCGCGACATCAAGCCCGCGAACTTGTTGCTCGACGCGACCGGTCGGCTCTGGGTGGCCGACTTCGGGCTCGCCCAGATCCGCAACGACGTCGGGCTCACGGCCACCGGCGAACTGGTCGGGACCGTCCGGTACATGAGCCCCGAGCAGGCACTCGGGACGCCGGGGCTGGTGGACCATCGGAGCGACATCTACTCGCTGGGCGCCTCCCTCTACGAGCTGCTCACCTTGTCACCCGTGTTTACCGGCGAGGACAGTCGGGGGGTGCTCCATCGACTCGCCGAGGAAGAGCCCAGCGCCCCCCGCACGCTGGACCGAGCGATCCCGGCCGAGTTGGAAACCATCGTCTTGAAGGCGATCGCCAAGGGGCCGGCCGACCGCTACGCCTCCGCCCAGGAGTTCGCCGCCGATCTCCAACGGTTCCTCAACGACCGCCCCATCCTGGCCCGTCGGCCGACGCTGGCGGACCGGGCGACGAAGTGGGTGCGCCGGCACCGCGGCACGGCCCTGGCCGCGGTCCTGGTTCTGCTCCTCGTTTCCGCGGGGCTGGCGGTGAGCACGGCGGTCATCGTCCGAGAGCACGCCGGCACGAAGGCGGCCCTCGGGCGCGAGCGGGACGCGAACGAGCGCGAGCGGGAGCGCGCCCGTGAGGCGGCCGAG from the Frigoriglobus tundricola genome contains:
- a CDS encoding aldo/keto reductase translates to MPALGFGTLIPDPVATRTATRAALEAGFRQLDASERYRNEKEVGEAIQEVFQAGAIRREDVFIATKLWNNNHRPERVKPAFEASLQKLQLDYVDLYLIHTPFAFRPGDEQDPRDANGDVIYDKGVTLLETWGALERLVDEGRCKAIGLSDVSLDQTKAIFEAGRIKPAVVHVESHPYLPQWELLDYCRTNGIVLQAFAALGHSSEPKLLDDPVIAAIAERVTKTPAQVLLAWAIQRGTALLTTSKTPNRIKENFEVSALPQDAVREISDGIKSRVRFNTVVETGVPGFIPREKRV
- a CDS encoding sigma-70 family RNA polymerase sigma factor → MGADELKPVEAYTEYLRLLARLHLGPQLRGKLGASDVVQLTVLQAHANRGQFRGRTEEEWMGWLRAILRNVLVGALRAYGTEARDVGRERAIGAGLEASASRAEQWLAADQTSPSQRASRHEQLIRLAAALALLPDDQREAVELHHLKGHTVAEVGERMGRTRAAAMGLIFRGLERLREHLDEGNGDGGGATGG
- a CDS encoding serine/threonine-protein kinase → MAEERPEADRDDRLNEILLAYVEAVERGEAPDLKPVLDAHPEHAARLTAFFATRDRLDRVAAPLRAIAGADSRRARDPDLGATGFAPPPAPGRPAPGAEIGRVGDFRLIREVGRGGMGVVYEAEQVSLRRRVALKVLPFAAAIDPRHLQRFRNEAQAAAQLHHTHIVPVFAVGAEGGVHFYAMQFIDGQSLAQLLADLRRAGGRSRSAHSPGGPPGSSEVHLEPTGAADRTARGPQPTGAIPSAAISAERAARRRDYFRRVADLIRQAADALEYAHQVGVVHRDIKPANLLLDATGRLWVADFGLAQIRNDVGLTATGELVGTVRYMSPEQALGTPGLVDHRSDIYSLGASLYELLTLSPVFTGEDSRGVLHRLAEEEPSAPRTLDRAIPAELETIVLKAIAKGPADRYASAQEFAADLQRFLNDRPILARRPTLADRATKWVRRHRGTALAAVLVLLLVSAGLAVSTAVIVREHAGTKAALGRERDANERERERAREAAEQRAAAEDNYLRTRRAVDLFVELSDEEALDFPPLAPLRQRLLEAAVAYYQELSDRREDAALRKGLDASLVRLARLREELDAFNEVNTVLLLDQPAVQTELKLTPDQVGRLAPVLDRLWAQLRAPVPGQKNGPRRQVADLVAALRREVGAVVTAAQDRRLRELFFQLPGPHVFGTALLDALGLTDQQKREVRRIHTEAMHASMRPPDDSREDRYDRFDEAWREANARIVALLTPPQRARLAEMTGAPAPSGIHLPRPSAQARK